A window of the Parvularcula bermudensis HTCC2503 genome harbors these coding sequences:
- the glpX gene encoding class II fructose-bisphosphatase, translating to MSTSTEYLDRFLAIELSRCTEAAAVAASTMIGRGDKEGADQAAVSALRDAFNKLDIDGTVVIGEGERDEAPMLFIGEKVGKGGPAVDIALDPLEGTTLTAKAMHNALAVVAMATGGSLLHSPDVYMEKIACGPGYPDGVIDLDASPRENIENLAKAKGVKPSELTVCVLDRERHQAIIDAARTVNARVFMIPDGDVAGVFHTTDPNTGIDLYLGSGGAPEGVLAAAALRCVGGQMQGRLIFRNDDERARAEKAGITDLSKKYSLMDMASGDVMFAATGVTDGSMLKGVKWKGDRVETNTVVMRSKSGTVRYLEASTKSANYDFLK from the coding sequence ATGAGCACCTCCACCGAATATCTTGACCGTTTTCTCGCCATTGAACTCAGCCGCTGCACTGAGGCGGCGGCGGTTGCCGCGTCGACCATGATCGGTCGAGGAGACAAGGAAGGGGCGGACCAGGCGGCGGTGTCAGCGCTGCGCGACGCCTTCAACAAGCTCGATATCGATGGGACGGTGGTGATCGGCGAGGGAGAGCGCGACGAAGCCCCGATGCTCTTTATCGGCGAGAAAGTCGGGAAGGGCGGCCCGGCCGTCGACATTGCCCTCGACCCGCTGGAGGGCACGACCCTGACCGCGAAGGCGATGCACAATGCCCTCGCCGTGGTCGCCATGGCGACCGGTGGCTCACTCCTCCATAGTCCCGATGTCTATATGGAAAAAATTGCCTGCGGGCCGGGCTATCCCGATGGGGTGATCGATCTGGACGCCTCGCCGCGGGAGAATATTGAAAATTTGGCGAAGGCAAAAGGGGTCAAGCCGTCCGAGCTGACGGTCTGCGTCCTCGACCGTGAGCGGCATCAGGCGATTATCGATGCGGCCCGGACGGTCAATGCGCGGGTCTTCATGATTCCCGATGGCGATGTGGCCGGGGTGTTTCACACCACCGATCCGAATACCGGCATCGACCTCTATCTTGGGTCCGGCGGGGCTCCCGAAGGCGTCCTTGCCGCGGCGGCTTTGCGCTGTGTCGGCGGCCAGATGCAGGGGCGGCTTATTTTCCGCAACGACGATGAACGGGCGCGCGCCGAAAAGGCCGGGATCACTGATCTTTCCAAGAAATACAGCCTGATGGACATGGCCTCCGGCGATGTGATGTTCGCGGCCACGGGCGTGACCGATGGGTCCATGCTGAAGGGCGTCAAGTGGAAGGGTGATCGTGTCGAGACCAATACGGTTGTGATGCGGTCCAAATCCGGCACGGTCCGTTATCTCGAAGCGTCGACCAAATCCGCCAACTACGATTTCCTGAAATAA
- a CDS encoding superoxide dismutase family protein, with translation MPPYRPLRLLGASLALPLVACGNGTPPPSPESEAASPAMADHGPLAAAPGADALAADFIDPSGARIGTAFATPGPNGMVIRVDLEGLTQGFHAIHAHQVGDCSDPDAGFQASGGHINPAGVPHGFLNATGRSEADMPNIYAHGTGHLRAELFAEGLTADLGLDDDGFALIVHENPDDHETQPIGGAGGRVACAAFTN, from the coding sequence ATGCCCCCTTATCGCCCTCTTCGCCTCCTGGGCGCGAGCCTCGCCCTCCCCCTTGTCGCCTGCGGTAACGGCACGCCGCCGCCTTCACCTGAGAGCGAAGCGGCAAGCCCAGCCATGGCCGATCACGGCCCCTTGGCCGCGGCCCCCGGTGCCGACGCCCTGGCCGCGGATTTCATCGATCCAAGCGGCGCCCGCATCGGCACTGCTTTTGCCACCCCCGGCCCCAATGGCATGGTCATTCGTGTGGACCTTGAAGGACTGACCCAAGGATTTCACGCCATACATGCCCATCAAGTCGGCGATTGCAGTGACCCAGACGCCGGATTTCAGGCCTCAGGCGGTCACATTAATCCGGCGGGCGTGCCCCATGGATTCTTGAACGCGACGGGGCGTTCCGAAGCCGACATGCCGAATATCTATGCCCACGGGACCGGCCATCTGCGCGCCGAGCTGTTTGCCGAAGGCCTGACCGCCGATCTCGGCCTCGACGACGATGGCTTTGCGCTGATTGTGCATGAAAACCCCGACGATCACGAAACCCAGCCCATTGGGGGTGCGGGCGGACGGGTGGCCTGCGCAGCGTTTACCAACTGA
- a CDS encoding MFS transporter has protein sequence MSQTRTLLPLLLAAAFLLASNGLQTTMLALRGISSGFPDAVIGLLLSAYFAGFITGCRYAPRLIQNVGHIRAFTAFASIASAAALAHSLVTVPWAWLLLRVVTGFCFAALQIILESWLNEISTNESRGRILSTYRITDFSSVTVAQLAVGLFEPTDFPPFIVMSIGLSIALVPIALTRVAAPAPPASAKLNVRKLFRVSPLAAVGAFVVGVSSAAYWSLSPVFLTAAGFTKETVGAFIAAIIFGGAIGQWPIGALSDKFDRRRVIIAVSMGTVITALGIPAVAELGRGPLLIAGFAFGIFALPGFGLAVAHANDHAEQGEALSVNGGLLMLFGAASVIGPIIAPPIMATFGNSALFFLVASVYALLVAFGLYRMTARAAPEVQEPYVPVPRSSPAIFELDPRIDDTADEETEEDRDDQGAEAGGQSSATAP, from the coding sequence GTGTCTCAAACCCGAACCCTCCTGCCGCTCCTCCTGGCCGCTGCCTTTTTGCTGGCGTCCAACGGTCTTCAAACAACAATGCTTGCGCTCCGCGGAATCTCTTCAGGGTTTCCCGATGCCGTGATCGGGTTACTCCTGTCGGCCTATTTCGCCGGTTTCATCACAGGCTGCCGCTATGCCCCGCGATTGATCCAAAATGTGGGACATATTCGGGCCTTTACTGCCTTCGCCTCCATTGCCTCTGCGGCGGCTCTGGCGCATTCGCTTGTGACGGTTCCGTGGGCGTGGCTGTTGCTCAGGGTGGTGACCGGCTTCTGCTTTGCCGCCTTGCAGATCATTCTTGAGAGCTGGTTGAACGAAATCTCCACCAATGAAAGCCGGGGACGGATTCTCTCGACCTATCGGATCACGGACTTCAGTTCGGTGACGGTGGCGCAATTGGCGGTGGGTCTGTTCGAACCGACGGATTTCCCGCCCTTCATCGTGATGTCCATCGGGCTGTCGATCGCTCTTGTCCCGATTGCCTTGACCCGTGTGGCGGCGCCGGCGCCCCCTGCCAGCGCCAAGCTCAATGTGCGGAAACTCTTCCGCGTGTCGCCCCTGGCGGCGGTGGGCGCGTTCGTTGTGGGGGTCTCCTCGGCGGCTTATTGGTCCCTCAGCCCGGTCTTTTTGACCGCCGCAGGGTTCACGAAGGAGACGGTCGGGGCGTTTATCGCGGCGATCATTTTTGGCGGTGCGATCGGTCAGTGGCCGATCGGCGCCCTCTCTGACAAATTCGACCGGCGGCGAGTGATCATCGCCGTCTCAATGGGCACCGTGATTACCGCGCTTGGGATCCCGGCGGTGGCGGAGCTGGGGCGGGGCCCCCTTCTCATCGCTGGTTTTGCCTTCGGTATTTTCGCTCTCCCAGGGTTCGGTCTCGCCGTAGCCCATGCGAATGATCACGCCGAGCAGGGGGAGGCGCTATCGGTGAATGGAGGTCTCTTGATGCTGTTCGGGGCCGCATCGGTGATCGGCCCGATCATCGCCCCGCCCATCATGGCAACTTTCGGCAATTCGGCGCTCTTTTTCCTGGTCGCGTCCGTCTATGCCCTTCTGGTGGCTTTCGGCCTCTATCGGATGACGGCCCGCGCGGCGCCGGAGGTGCAGGAGCCCTATGTCCCGGTTCCGCGCAGTTCACCGGCTATTTTCGAGCTGGATCCGCGGATTGACGATACAGCGGACGAGGAGACGGAGGAAGACCGCGACGATCAGGGGGCGGAAGCGGGCGGCCAGTCGTCGGCGACGGCGCCCTGA
- a CDS encoding pirin family protein: MSRKNDLPPKAHEPNAEIETIIVPRARDLGGFSVRRALPSSERQMVGPFIFFDQIGPAEFAPGKAVDVRPHPHIGLATATYLYEGALRHRDSLGNALDITPGAVNWMIAGKGITHSERSPEETRGQARRLSGIQTWVALPQDKEDMPPHFEHHGAASRPVLSDKGVEMRVILGRAYGEVAAATLLSDTLYVDVHLAEGASVPVPDDHEDRAIYVVDGRCRVAGQTIEAGECAVFGSINALTLKAEEGPVRLLLFGGETADGPRHIWWNFVASSMEKIEAAKADWAAARWQEGRFQLPPDDAEEFIPLPSP, translated from the coding sequence ATGAGCCGCAAGAACGATTTGCCGCCAAAGGCCCACGAACCGAACGCTGAAATCGAGACGATCATCGTGCCAAGGGCGCGCGATCTCGGCGGGTTCTCGGTTCGCCGGGCGCTGCCCTCGTCTGAGCGACAAATGGTTGGGCCGTTCATCTTCTTCGATCAAATCGGCCCTGCTGAATTCGCGCCGGGTAAGGCCGTGGATGTGCGGCCGCATCCTCATATCGGTCTGGCGACCGCCACCTATCTTTATGAAGGCGCGTTGCGCCATCGCGACAGCCTGGGCAACGCGTTGGATATTACGCCGGGGGCGGTCAATTGGATGATTGCCGGAAAGGGCATTACCCATTCCGAGCGGAGCCCAGAGGAAACAAGGGGTCAGGCGCGCCGACTGTCCGGCATTCAAACCTGGGTGGCCCTCCCACAGGATAAAGAGGATATGCCGCCGCATTTCGAACACCATGGGGCGGCGAGCCGGCCAGTCCTGTCCGATAAGGGGGTTGAGATGCGGGTCATTCTGGGAAGGGCCTATGGCGAAGTGGCGGCGGCCACCCTTTTGTCCGACACGCTCTATGTCGATGTCCATCTCGCCGAAGGGGCAAGTGTTCCCGTTCCCGACGATCATGAAGACCGGGCGATCTATGTCGTCGACGGGCGGTGCCGCGTGGCCGGGCAAACAATTGAGGCGGGCGAGTGCGCCGTCTTCGGATCGATAAACGCTTTGACTCTCAAGGCGGAGGAGGGGCCTGTGCGCCTTCTCCTCTTTGGGGGCGAGACGGCCGATGGCCCCCGCCACATTTGGTGGAATTTCGTTGCGAGTTCGATGGAGAAAATCGAGGCGGCGAAGGCGGACTGGGCCGCGGCGCGTTGGCAGGAAGGGCGATTCCAGCTTCCCCCCGACGACGCCGAAGAGTTCATCCCCCTTCCGTCGCCTTAG
- a CDS encoding homoserine dehydrogenase — MRIGVAGLGTVGVGLLQLLADERRAGRARIEATVTAICARDRRRDRGIDLADMTWVDDPVALAASDEIDVFVELMGGASGAAKTAVETALEAGKPVVTANKALIAAHGLSLARLAEERGTALKFEAAIAGGVPIVRGLRDGLALCHTERLSGILNGTCNFILDKMTAEGAAFDEVLKEAQEAGYAEADPSFDIDGIDAAHKLHILAMIAFDAALPDDAVTAQGITGVGLGDLAMATRLDRVMKLVAEARQQGDGLALRVTPALVPYDHAFAQAHGPGNAVSVTASPLGDLLFAGPGAGGGATAAAVAADLCTLARGDGGPVFASPAMRLREVTIADAGDIQDIYALRLPLAADHGALDDLVTDIEAAGVGIDRLDLPPSLGTAGDIDAIAVTTSVKARDLRSVLDKLSAQSALRHAPGAYPMIDP; from the coding sequence ATGAGGATAGGAGTGGCCGGATTGGGGACTGTGGGGGTGGGTCTCCTACAGCTCCTGGCCGATGAGCGGAGAGCTGGACGCGCCCGCATCGAGGCGACGGTGACCGCCATATGTGCCCGCGACCGGCGCCGGGATCGCGGGATCGATTTGGCCGACATGACATGGGTCGATGATCCGGTCGCGCTGGCGGCCTCGGACGAGATCGATGTCTTTGTGGAGCTGATGGGGGGCGCGTCGGGGGCGGCCAAAACCGCCGTGGAGACAGCGCTAGAGGCGGGGAAACCGGTGGTCACGGCGAATAAGGCGCTGATCGCTGCCCACGGCCTTTCACTTGCGCGCCTTGCCGAAGAGCGGGGGACGGCCCTGAAATTCGAGGCGGCGATCGCCGGGGGCGTGCCGATTGTGCGCGGCCTGCGCGATGGCTTGGCTCTATGCCATACAGAGCGACTTTCCGGCATCCTCAACGGGACCTGTAATTTCATCCTCGACAAAATGACGGCCGAAGGGGCGGCATTCGACGAGGTTCTCAAGGAAGCGCAGGAGGCCGGCTACGCCGAGGCGGATCCGAGTTTCGACATCGATGGCATCGATGCGGCCCATAAACTCCATATTCTGGCGATGATCGCCTTTGACGCCGCCCTGCCGGACGATGCGGTCACGGCGCAAGGGATCACGGGCGTGGGTCTTGGAGATCTGGCGATGGCAACGCGCCTCGATCGGGTCATGAAATTAGTCGCCGAAGCGCGACAGCAGGGGGACGGCTTGGCCTTGAGGGTCACGCCGGCGCTTGTGCCGTACGATCATGCCTTCGCCCAGGCGCATGGGCCGGGTAATGCCGTTTCCGTTACCGCCAGCCCCCTTGGCGATCTGCTCTTTGCCGGACCCGGCGCGGGGGGTGGGGCCACCGCAGCGGCCGTGGCGGCGGACCTTTGCACGCTCGCCCGGGGGGACGGCGGCCCGGTCTTTGCCAGTCCCGCCATGAGATTGCGAGAAGTGACAATTGCCGATGCGGGCGACATCCAAGACATCTATGCCTTGCGCTTACCCTTGGCGGCGGATCATGGGGCGCTCGACGATCTCGTTACCGATATCGAGGCGGCGGGGGTTGGCATTGATCGCCTCGATTTGCCCCCTTCCTTAGGCACAGCGGGGGACATTGACGCCATTGCGGTAACGACGTCCGTAAAAGCGCGTGACCTACGCTCGGTTTTAGATAAGCTTTCCGCGCAATCAGCCCTTCGCCATGCGCCCGGGGCCTATCCCATGATCGATCCTTAA
- the phaC gene encoding PHA/PHB synthase family protein — protein sequence MSENNQKKTSPSPRRKSATKRAATKKTTPTKKTAASKKAAPAETPPQPSADRTPRRAPSAPRKISAVKTFEDKGSASPKEEGIDLAAAAEKQDQPGSAPQTADPAKGAAKGASSERAATSSAPSSSEKTPAPENAAPENAAPEKAAPEKAAPEKATTKTAPKAAAMTGLKADPAAPVYTDMKKFAEYMAEINVRTREILEDVVDRRADLGRKNTETNPDPLNVSEAGTEVAAALTSNPLRLMQLQLGLWENYTKLFSTTLERMSGVEASPIAQPKPGDKRFRHKAWEENPMLDFIKQSYLLFGEWVDNAIANAEGVDAATKRRAYFHADQFLAAMSPTNVPALNPEVIDETLNSQGANWVAGFRNFMDDLERGRGELAIKQADLDYFKVGENLATTPGKVVYQNDLMQLIQYTPVTENVAERPIVIYPPWINKFYILDLQPENSFIKWLVAQGRTVFLVSWVNPEPSLKDKSFPDYMREGIFESLEAIERATGCNEVDTIGYCIGGTLLAVTLAYMAQVDDNRIKTATFFTAQTDFEEAGDLLLFVDDKQLDNLEKQIDAAGGVLEGSAMARTFNMLRPNDLIWSAFVDNYYKGKEAKKFDLLYWNADATRMTKACHLFYLKNFYRDNLLAKGELEIEGVKIDLSKVNIPIFMQAGENDHIAPYQSVYRSAKLFGGDVRYMLAGSGHIAGVINPPEKKKYHYSTNDQLPDTVEDWKEDAERHDYSWWPYWIKWLADRSEGTVPARQPGDGDLPVLEDAPGHYVLTQSE from the coding sequence ATGTCAGAGAACAATCAAAAAAAGACCTCTCCTTCCCCGCGCCGCAAGTCCGCAACGAAACGCGCGGCGACAAAAAAGACGACCCCCACCAAAAAGACAGCGGCGTCGAAAAAGGCCGCACCGGCGGAAACACCGCCGCAGCCTTCGGCTGATCGCACCCCTCGGCGGGCCCCCTCCGCCCCGCGGAAGATCTCTGCGGTGAAGACGTTCGAGGATAAGGGCAGCGCCTCCCCGAAGGAGGAGGGGATCGACCTGGCGGCCGCCGCAGAGAAGCAAGACCAACCGGGCAGCGCGCCGCAGACGGCCGACCCCGCCAAGGGCGCCGCGAAGGGCGCCAGCAGTGAGCGTGCCGCGACCTCCTCCGCCCCGTCTTCCTCGGAGAAGACACCGGCCCCAGAGAATGCGGCCCCAGAGAATGCGGCTCCAGAGAAGGCGGCTCCAGAGAAGGCGGCTCCAGAGAAGGCGACAACGAAGACTGCGCCTAAGGCGGCCGCCATGACAGGGCTGAAGGCCGATCCGGCGGCCCCCGTTTACACGGATATGAAAAAGTTCGCCGAGTATATGGCTGAAATCAATGTCCGGACACGCGAGATCCTCGAAGACGTTGTCGATCGGAGAGCCGATCTTGGGCGTAAAAATACCGAGACCAATCCCGATCCCTTAAATGTAAGCGAAGCCGGCACCGAAGTCGCCGCGGCGCTGACCTCAAACCCTCTCCGACTCATGCAATTACAACTGGGCCTGTGGGAGAACTATACAAAGCTCTTCTCAACGACTCTGGAACGGATGTCGGGCGTAGAAGCCAGCCCCATTGCGCAGCCGAAACCCGGGGACAAACGCTTTCGACATAAAGCCTGGGAGGAAAATCCCATGCTGGACTTCATCAAGCAGAGCTATCTTCTGTTTGGGGAATGGGTCGACAATGCCATTGCCAATGCCGAGGGCGTTGATGCCGCGACAAAGCGCCGGGCCTATTTCCATGCCGACCAGTTCCTGGCCGCCATGTCACCGACCAATGTCCCCGCGCTCAACCCAGAAGTCATCGACGAGACCCTGAACAGCCAGGGGGCAAACTGGGTGGCCGGGTTCCGCAACTTCATGGACGATCTCGAACGAGGTCGGGGAGAGCTGGCGATCAAGCAAGCCGACCTCGACTATTTCAAGGTCGGCGAGAACCTCGCCACAACCCCCGGCAAGGTGGTCTATCAGAACGATCTGATGCAGCTTATTCAGTACACACCGGTCACCGAGAATGTCGCGGAGCGGCCGATTGTGATTTACCCGCCTTGGATCAACAAATTCTACATCCTCGATCTGCAGCCGGAGAATTCTTTTATCAAATGGCTGGTTGCCCAGGGCCGCACCGTATTTTTGGTGTCATGGGTCAATCCCGAGCCTTCGTTGAAGGATAAATCTTTCCCCGACTATATGCGTGAAGGGATCTTCGAGAGCCTCGAAGCGATCGAACGAGCGACCGGATGCAATGAGGTCGATACGATCGGCTATTGTATCGGCGGCACCCTCCTCGCCGTCACCTTGGCCTATATGGCGCAGGTCGATGACAATCGAATCAAGACAGCGACATTCTTCACGGCCCAGACCGATTTCGAAGAAGCCGGCGATCTGCTCCTCTTTGTGGACGATAAGCAGCTGGACAATTTGGAAAAACAGATCGACGCGGCCGGCGGCGTGCTCGAAGGCTCCGCCATGGCAAGAACCTTCAATATGCTGCGCCCGAACGATCTGATCTGGTCGGCCTTTGTCGATAACTATTACAAGGGAAAAGAGGCGAAAAAGTTCGACCTTCTTTACTGGAATGCGGATGCCACCCGCATGACCAAGGCGTGCCACCTGTTCTATCTCAAGAACTTCTATCGCGACAATCTTCTAGCAAAAGGCGAATTGGAGATCGAAGGGGTGAAGATCGATCTCTCCAAGGTGAACATCCCTATCTTCATGCAGGCGGGAGAAAACGATCACATCGCGCCATATCAATCCGTCTACAGATCGGCTAAGCTGTTCGGCGGAGATGTCCGATATATGCTGGCGGGCTCAGGCCATATCGCCGGGGTCATCAACCCCCCGGAAAAGAAGAAATATCACTACAGCACGAACGATCAATTGCCTGATACCGTCGAGGACTGGAAAGAAGACGCCGAGCGCCATGATTATTCCTGGTGGCCCTATTGGATCAAATGGCTCGCCGATCGCTCCGAAGGCACTGTCCCGGCTCGCCAGCCAGGTGACGGCGACTTGCCGGTGCTTGAGGACGCCCCCGGGCACTACGTCCTGACACAGAGTGAGTGA
- the gltX gene encoding glutamate--tRNA ligase, translated as MAVKVRFAPSPTGKLHVGNVRAALFNWLFARRTAGTFLLRSDDTDRLRSTTAFEDQIRHDLTWLGLHHDEFARQSERFDAYRAVAEELKAQSLLYPCYETPEELDRQRKLRRARGLPPVYDRAALSLSPDEKAALEAEGRQPHWRFKLSRSVVEWDDMIRGETKVDTSSISDPVLIREDGQFLYTLPSCVDDVDMGITHIIRGEDHVTNTAAQLEIFAAILSIRGGGDLPQFGHHSLLVGKDGEQLSKRLGSLTIEDLRAQGIEAAAITSLLARLGTADPVIPAADLDMLAEGFAFDRLGRAPARFNQTELIALNARLLHEMPYERLKGRLAQLDIDDRLWEAVKGNIETIADACEWRDIIEKPIEPVIAEEDRPVTEAAAAAVPDREVGPEDWPAIIDAVKAETGRKGKKLFMPLRLALTGKSFGPEMPVLFTLIGAARAKQRFLGEDA; from the coding sequence ATGGCTGTGAAAGTTCGCTTCGCCCCCTCACCGACGGGCAAGCTTCATGTCGGCAATGTACGCGCCGCGCTGTTCAACTGGCTGTTTGCCCGGCGAACGGCGGGGACCTTTCTTCTTCGCTCTGACGATACCGATCGGTTGCGGTCGACCACCGCATTTGAGGACCAGATCCGCCACGATCTGACGTGGCTGGGCCTCCACCATGACGAATTTGCCCGCCAGTCAGAGCGTTTTGATGCCTATCGCGCCGTCGCGGAGGAGTTGAAGGCGCAGTCTTTGCTCTACCCGTGTTATGAGACGCCGGAGGAGCTCGATCGCCAACGAAAGCTGCGACGCGCCCGCGGCTTGCCCCCGGTCTATGATCGCGCCGCCCTATCCCTGTCACCCGATGAAAAAGCGGCCCTCGAAGCGGAGGGGCGTCAGCCGCATTGGCGATTTAAGCTCAGTCGTTCGGTTGTGGAATGGGACGATATGATCAGGGGAGAGACGAAAGTCGATACCAGCTCGATCTCCGACCCCGTTCTCATTCGAGAGGATGGGCAATTTCTCTACACGCTGCCGTCATGCGTCGACGATGTCGATATGGGCATCACCCATATTATCCGTGGCGAAGATCACGTCACCAACACCGCGGCGCAACTCGAAATCTTTGCCGCCATTCTATCGATTCGCGGCGGGGGGGATTTGCCGCAATTCGGTCACCACTCCCTGCTGGTGGGCAAGGATGGTGAGCAATTGTCGAAGCGACTTGGTTCGCTGACAATTGAAGACCTCCGCGCGCAAGGAATTGAGGCGGCGGCGATCACGAGCTTGCTGGCCCGTCTGGGGACGGCGGACCCGGTTATCCCCGCCGCTGACCTCGACATGCTGGCCGAGGGCTTTGCCTTCGATCGCCTGGGGCGCGCGCCTGCGCGGTTTAATCAGACGGAATTGATCGCGCTGAACGCCCGCCTCCTCCATGAGATGCCCTATGAACGGCTCAAAGGGCGGCTCGCGCAATTGGATATCGATGACCGCCTGTGGGAGGCGGTGAAAGGCAATATCGAAACCATCGCCGACGCGTGCGAATGGCGTGACATCATTGAAAAGCCCATCGAGCCGGTCATCGCCGAAGAAGACCGACCGGTTACCGAAGCCGCCGCCGCCGCTGTGCCCGATCGCGAAGTGGGGCCAGAAGATTGGCCGGCCATTATCGATGCGGTGAAGGCTGAAACGGGGCGAAAGGGAAAGAAGCTTTTCATGCCCCTTCGGCTGGCCCTCACCGGAAAGAGCTTCGGTCCTGAGATGCCGGTCCTCTTTACGCTGATCGGCGCTGCGCGCGCCAAACAGCGTTTCCTCGGTGAAGACGCCTAG